In Dysidea avara chromosome 3, odDysAvar1.4, whole genome shotgun sequence, a single window of DNA contains:
- the LOC136248748 gene encoding uncharacterized protein, producing the protein MATDSVMGSVMINGTLVEIYERPECWHRNPTKIPSYKRMFKNYTFSEIQALQREYKRDVFYLLFNPGGYLLGCGSQAARKYETLQGTFDYVRLALFENVMNDTNLFSDQSGSDRLLVTATNGNTLPAEIVFAEYLHFMKCALKPKPRDQANGILWVLPVPALWSDAAKQMMKVAAQKVGLNKGGSDFVVLSDSVVAALSALEDLYESEGEVQQCYMLINCSDDVTDISVQRFTQRSGGTILIEEIHNTRLAYGENQVYKEFEAMLQKVLQFSDDCMEEISSLKQFKQILLINMWCGMVLEYDFGLPVYTHRIELPKPIVEHAEKQNGMSIKELLSQCKEHSLELLEEPMLRLDPATRKKFYTPQYQSLGRDIEEILHHPKCRLVTHVYLSGFLSGQKAAVDIVKQMLPSWMQLKGYINILPGDDTSVTRGAYFYTVLRDRIEVHNLCKQPAQSIFSTVTPDLSYQVQELQQQVILMREDFKLLRQSCQESQQQSRLDKEKLDQQLEQVTQKLDTQPKLFKQEIDRQLDHVQQQFNVQSKQQVQEKKQLDRMGKHIEKLSQRLNQQSKQPPQTDEQSRLVDGAVVIDKIKNKDNAPTMRDLNRYVINLHAAHWRDIGIELGLKLQVINNIEERYRQQNTYCLQQTLDKWLQLSPTTATWKTLEVALTNVRRQQLGLDPVDDVYGEDGNNTP; encoded by the exons ATGGCGACAGATTCTGTTATGGGAAGCGTGATGATAAATGGCACGTTGGTGGAGATTTACGAAAGACCGGAATGTTGGCATCGGAATCCAACGAAGATACCATCGTACAAGAGAATGTTTAAAAACTATACCTTTAGTGAAATACAGGCGTTACAGAGAGAATACAAACGCGACGTGTTCTATTTACTTTTCAATCCTGGTGGATACTTGCTGGGTTGTGGTAGTCAAGCAGCGAGGAAATACGAGACATTACAAGGCACTTTCGATTATGTTCGTTTAGCATTGTTCGAGAATGTGATGAATGACACTAACTTGTTCAGTGACCAGAGTGGAAGTGATCGATTATTAGTTACAGCAACAAATGGAAACACTTTACCAGCAGAAATTGTTTTTGCAGAGTATCTCCACTTCATGAAATGTGCGTTGAAACCAAAGCCAAGGGATCAAGCGAACGGTATTTTGTGGGTCTTGCCAGTCCCAGCCCTGTGGAGTGATGCAGCTAAACAAATGATGAAAGTAGCAGCACAAAAGGTTGGCCTTAACAAAGGTGGGAGTGATTTTGTGGTCCTGTCTGATTCTGTTGTTGCTGCATTATCAGCATTAGAGGACCTGTATGAGTCTGAAGGTGAAGTGCAGCAGTGTTATATGTTGATTAACTGCTCAGATGATGTGACAGACATTTCTGTACAGCGGTTTACGCAGAGGTCAGGTGGTACCATCCTCATTGAAGAAATACACAACACCAGACTAGCTTATGGTGAAAATCAAGTGTACAAAGAGTTTGAGGCTATGTTGCAGAAAGTATTGCAGTTTTCTGATGATTGCATGGAAGAGATAAGTAGTCTGAAGCAGTTTAAGCAAATTTTATTAATCAACATGTGGTGTGGAATGGTATTAGAGTATGATTTTGGTCTGCCTGTATATACACATAGGATTGAATTGCCTAAGCCAATAGTTGAGCATGCAGAAAAACAAAACGGTATGAGTATAAAAGAATTGTTGTCACAGTGTAAAGAGCACTCTTTGGAGTTATTAGAGGAGCCTATGTTAAGACTTGACCCTGCAACGAGAAAAAAATTTTACACTCCTCAATATCAAAGTCTTGGCAGAGACATTGAGGAAATTCTACACCATCCTAAGTGTAGGTTGGTGACTCACGTCTATTTAAGTGGCTTTTTGAGTGGCCAGAAGGCAGCAGTTGATATAGTAAAGCAAATGTTGCCCTCATGGATGCAGTTGAAGGGGTATATTAACATTTTACCTGGGGATGATACCAGTGTTACAAGGGGTGCTTACTTTTACACTGTGTTGCGTGACAGAATTGAAGTACATAACTTGTGTAAGCAACCAGCCCAGTCGATCTTTAGTACAGTGACTCCAGACCTGAGTTACCAGGTCCAGGAATTACAACAACAGGTAATACTGATGAGAGAGGATTTTAAATTACTGAGACAAAGTTGTCAAGAATCACAGCAGCAGTCAAGACTAGATAAAGAAAAACTAGATCAACAATTAGAACAGGTAACACAAAAGTTGGACACACAACCAAAACTTTTCAAACAAGAAATTGACCGACAGTTGGACCATGTACAACAACAATTTAATGTACAGTCAAAGCAACAGGTGCAAGAGAAGAAGCAACTAGATCGTATGGGAAAACACATTGAGAAGCTATCGCAGCGACTTAACcagcaatcaaaacagccaccaCAAACTGATGAACAGTCGAGGCTAGTGGATGGTGCAGTAGTgattgataaaatcaaaaata AGGATAATGCTCCAACAATGAGAGACCTCAACAGATATGTCATCAATTTACATGCTGCACATTGGAGAGACATTGGAATAGAGTTGGGATTGAAACTACAAGTAATCAACAACATCGAGGAACGCTATCGTCAGCAAAACACATACTGCTTACAACAGACATTAGACAAATGGCTTCAGCTAAGCCCCACCACTGCTACATGGAAAACACTGGAGGTTGCTCTTACTAATGTGAGAAGACAACAACTTGGTCTTGATCCAGTTGATGATGTGTATGGTGAAGATGGTAATAATACACCATGA
- the LOC136251639 gene encoding uncharacterized protein — protein sequence MQVDVSQYNALIGAYCFEKKHWILVIVEPLQRRILYIDPAMNTPQKVLDRIRKQWNQYSIHQLNGGYWLQKFTWEVTSIPHSFQEDNSSCGVYVMKFAQQYLDGSSLSLDANSVSDTRIEMAKMILSNSDDISEYCRTCSSKARKKCIWIGCDNCSSWYHLDCVNRKIKSKLEAANIQSVDFVGPCCSKDSFYVVKEKY from the exons ATGCAGGTGGATGTTTCCCAGTACAATGCTCTAATTGGAGCTTACTGCTTTGAAAAGAAACACTGGATCTTAGTG ATTGTAGAACCACTTCAGAGACGGATCCTATATATCGATCCAGCCATGAACACTCCACAAAAGGTCCTAGACAGGATTAGAAAACAATGGAA TCAATATAGCATCCATCAACTCAATGGTGGCTACTGGCTACAAAAGTTTACTTGGGAGGTAACATCAATTCCCCATAGCTTCCAAGAGGATAACTCGTCATGTGGAGTTTATGTGATGAAG TTTGCTCAGCAATATTTGGATGGTTCGTCATTATCATTAGATGCCAACAGTGTTTCTGATACCAGAATAGAAATGGCTAAAATGATACTAAGTAACTCTG ATGACATTAGTGAATATTGCCGAACTTGTTCAAGTAAGGCTAGGAAGAAATGCATTTGG ATTGGGTGTGACAACTGCTCATCATGGTACCACCTAGATTGTGTGAACAGAAAGATTAAGAGCAAGTTGGAGGCTGCTAATATACAGAGTGTGGATTTTGTTGGACCCTGCTGTTCCAAAGATTCGTTTTATGTAGTTAAGGAGAAGTACTGA